The following are encoded together in the Pseudodesulfovibrio indicus genome:
- a CDS encoding putrescine aminotransferase has translation MTRNIQEAFEEAIDFVNIIKKPAGTVSLEERQKVAKETVENFRDYINKGFLEYRKSVTEAGEFAVTEWTGQGSILKDALDREYIDILGGFGLYSYGIRHPRIVEAVKAQLDRSPQYSQEMLDPLRAKLARVIAKLAPGDIQYGFFANSGTEAVEGAMKLAKFYTGKKGFISMLKGFHGKTLGSLSLMGKNDYRAPLLPLLEGIRHVDFGDAEAVEYELKHAKAVGDEIAAVVAEPIQGEAGAIVPPDDYWPRLREICDKYDVLLIADEVQTGFGRTGEIFGVDHWDVQPDIMCFGKALGGGVVPMSGFFSTPKIWEVMEPNPFMHTTTTGGNPLACASALAAITVMHEENLPAQAAEKGAYVTKRLRELGERYPGILHDVTGMGLLIGMHFVDDEIGYHVASGLFARGVVTAGTLTNAKCIRFEPALNIPYELLDEALNRMEDVFKSLNVS, from the coding sequence ATGACTCGTAATATCCAAGAAGCGTTTGAAGAAGCTATTGATTTCGTTAATATTATTAAAAAACCCGCCGGAACCGTCTCCCTGGAGGAGCGCCAGAAGGTCGCCAAGGAGACCGTGGAGAACTTCCGCGACTACATCAACAAGGGATTCCTGGAATACCGCAAGTCCGTGACCGAGGCGGGCGAGTTCGCGGTCACCGAATGGACCGGCCAGGGCTCGATCCTCAAGGACGCCCTGGACCGCGAATACATCGACATCCTCGGCGGCTTCGGCCTCTACAGCTACGGCATCCGCCATCCCCGGATCGTGGAGGCGGTCAAGGCCCAGCTCGACCGTTCGCCCCAGTATTCCCAGGAGATGCTCGACCCCCTGCGCGCCAAGCTCGCGCGGGTCATCGCCAAGCTCGCCCCCGGCGACATCCAGTACGGCTTCTTCGCCAACTCCGGCACCGAGGCCGTGGAAGGCGCCATGAAGCTGGCCAAGTTCTACACCGGCAAGAAGGGGTTCATCTCCATGCTCAAGGGGTTCCACGGCAAGACGCTGGGCTCCCTGTCGCTGATGGGCAAGAACGACTACCGCGCTCCGCTGCTGCCCCTGCTCGAAGGCATCCGCCACGTGGACTTCGGTGACGCGGAGGCCGTGGAATACGAACTGAAGCACGCCAAGGCCGTGGGCGACGAGATCGCGGCCGTGGTGGCCGAACCGATCCAGGGCGAGGCCGGGGCCATCGTTCCCCCGGACGACTACTGGCCTCGGCTGCGCGAAATCTGCGACAAGTACGACGTCCTGCTCATCGCCGACGAGGTCCAGACCGGGTTCGGCCGCACGGGCGAAATATTCGGCGTGGACCACTGGGACGTCCAGCCCGACATCATGTGCTTCGGCAAGGCGCTGGGCGGCGGCGTGGTCCCCATGTCCGGCTTCTTCTCCACCCCCAAGATCTGGGAGGTCATGGAGCCGAACCCGTTCATGCACACCACCACAACGGGCGGCAACCCCCTGGCCTGCGCCTCGGCCCTGGCCGCCATCACGGTCATGCACGAGGAGAACCTGCCCGCCCAGGCCGCCGAAAAGGGCGCGTACGTGACCAAACGGCTCCGGGAGCTGGGCGAACGCTACCCCGGCATTCTCCATGACGTCACCGGCATGGGGCTGCTCATCGGCATGCACTTCGTGGACGACGAGATCGGCTACCATGTGGCGTCCGGCCTGTTCGCGCGCGGCGTGGTCACGGCCGGAACCCTGACCAACGCCAAGTGCATCCGGTTCGAACCCGCACTGAACATTCCCTACGAGCTGTTGGACGAGGCCCTGAACAGAATGGAAGACGTCTTCAAATCGCTGAACGTGAGCTAG
- a CDS encoding amidohydrolase codes for MNGNIISMDDRDSRFEAMAVKNGRIHSVGSNADMEPLVKEGWPVTDLEGRTVLPGFIDSHQHLGLTGQVLNGIDFLGVKTLETVFEKIREAGKTAEPGRWVLGYTLNDTSLKEKRLPLKEELDAVCADNPVMIVHSSWHLCALNSLALEILDPPADLAGMDLGPDNKPTGLVRDPGAPDFVFPAVSTLTPFEVKMASFRKACEAAMKQGITTLHCLEGGGFGPGDTRLVLENRDRFPLNLVLWNQVMDIEETLELGLPRIGGCICADGAIDAYTAALFEPYLDQPNNCGTLNFTQAQMDEFILAAHKAGLQVAIHCETDRAIEQVLSAMEKAIAAFPREDHRHRIEHCEIPNRGQLERMGRAGIMAGMQPAFIHYLVDMDDYELRFGADRLRWMHPYRTMLDCGVVMCGGSDCPVTPHGPLLGIQTAVLHPIAEERLTPLEAIRMFTIDAAYSAFDEANRGSIEPGKIADLVVLSKDPTKVAPEAIRDIKIVKTIVEGKPVDDARDGPAA; via the coding sequence TTGAACGGCAATATCATCTCCATGGACGACCGGGACTCCCGGTTCGAGGCCATGGCAGTGAAAAACGGGCGCATCCACTCCGTCGGCTCCAACGCCGACATGGAACCGCTCGTCAAAGAAGGCTGGCCCGTCACAGACCTCGAAGGCCGGACCGTACTGCCCGGATTCATCGACTCCCACCAGCACCTCGGCCTCACCGGCCAGGTCCTGAACGGCATCGATTTCCTGGGCGTCAAAACGCTTGAGACCGTGTTCGAGAAGATCAGGGAGGCGGGCAAGACCGCCGAGCCGGGCCGCTGGGTCCTGGGCTACACCCTGAACGACACCTCGCTGAAGGAGAAGCGCCTCCCGCTCAAGGAGGAACTCGACGCCGTGTGCGCCGACAACCCGGTGATGATCGTCCATTCATCCTGGCACCTCTGCGCCCTGAACTCCCTGGCGCTCGAGATCCTCGATCCGCCCGCCGACCTGGCGGGCATGGACCTCGGCCCCGACAACAAGCCCACCGGACTGGTCCGCGACCCCGGCGCGCCCGATTTCGTCTTTCCCGCCGTCTCGACCCTGACTCCGTTCGAGGTCAAGATGGCCAGCTTCCGCAAGGCCTGCGAAGCGGCGATGAAACAGGGCATCACCACCCTGCACTGCCTGGAAGGCGGCGGCTTCGGCCCCGGCGACACCCGGCTGGTGCTGGAGAACCGCGACCGGTTCCCGCTCAACCTGGTGCTCTGGAACCAGGTCATGGACATCGAGGAGACCCTGGAACTGGGCCTGCCCCGCATCGGCGGCTGCATCTGCGCCGACGGGGCCATCGACGCCTACACCGCCGCCCTGTTCGAGCCGTACCTCGACCAGCCGAACAACTGCGGCACCCTGAACTTCACCCAGGCCCAAATGGACGAATTCATCCTGGCCGCCCACAAGGCCGGTCTCCAGGTGGCCATCCACTGCGAGACCGACCGCGCCATCGAGCAGGTGCTCTCGGCCATGGAGAAGGCCATCGCGGCCTTCCCGCGCGAGGATCACCGGCACCGTATCGAGCATTGCGAAATCCCCAACCGCGGCCAGCTCGAACGCATGGGCCGCGCGGGCATCATGGCGGGCATGCAGCCCGCGTTCATCCACTATCTGGTGGACATGGACGACTACGAGCTGCGCTTCGGCGCGGACCGGTTGCGCTGGATGCACCCCTACCGGACCATGCTCGACTGCGGCGTGGTCATGTGCGGCGGCTCGGATTGTCCGGTCACGCCCCACGGCCCGCTCCTCGGCATCCAGACCGCCGTGCTCCACCCCATTGCGGAGGAGCGGCTGACCCCGCTCGAAGCCATCCGCATGTTCACCATCGACGCCGCCTACAGCGCCTTTGACGAGGCCAATCGGGGCAGCATCGAACCGGGCAAGATCGCCGACCTGGTGGTCCTGTCCAAAGACCCGACCAAAGTGGCCCCGGAAGCCATCCGCGACATCAAGATCGTCAAGACGATCGTGGAGGGCAAGCCGGTGGACGATGCCAGGGACGGTCCCGCGGCCTAG
- a CDS encoding polyamine ABC transporter substrate-binding protein has product MRKLLLAILMVLMLVPSAFAAEEMRLLIWSEYMPEDFLTDFEKDTGIKVRVEYYESMEEMVAKLQAGGKNQYDVVVPSDYIIPAMIKLNLLGELDHSKLPNLKNLQATFIDPAWDKGNKYTVAYQWGTLGMMYRKDKLKDFDGSWSVMFDPDKRQGAFIFVDSIREMLGCAQCAMGMDVNTTDKADLKSLLDKMLEAKKSDYFAGFDVGTGGRSKVVAGTAVAAIVYNGDALRAVADNPDTCAFVNPKEGTIGWVDNMSVPIGAPHPELAHTFINWVLEPEVGAKLSNWTQYATPNKAAFPFITPEDFKNPAIYPEESYMPKLQFIKDLGNDNKMYDQIWTMVKTR; this is encoded by the coding sequence ATGCGTAAACTGCTGCTGGCCATTCTGATGGTCCTGATGTTGGTCCCCTCCGCCTTCGCGGCGGAGGAAATGCGCCTGCTCATCTGGAGCGAGTACATGCCCGAGGACTTCCTGACCGATTTCGAGAAGGATACCGGCATCAAGGTGCGTGTGGAATACTACGAATCCATGGAAGAGATGGTCGCCAAGCTCCAGGCGGGCGGCAAGAACCAGTACGACGTGGTCGTCCCGTCCGACTACATCATCCCGGCCATGATCAAGCTGAATCTCCTGGGCGAGCTGGACCACTCCAAGCTGCCCAACCTGAAGAACCTCCAGGCGACCTTCATCGACCCCGCCTGGGACAAGGGCAACAAGTACACCGTGGCCTACCAGTGGGGCACCCTCGGCATGATGTACCGCAAGGACAAGCTCAAGGATTTCGACGGCTCCTGGTCGGTCATGTTTGATCCCGACAAGCGCCAGGGCGCGTTCATCTTCGTCGACTCCATCCGCGAGATGCTCGGCTGCGCCCAGTGCGCCATGGGCATGGACGTGAACACCACCGACAAGGCCGACCTGAAGTCCCTGCTCGACAAGATGCTCGAAGCCAAGAAGTCCGACTACTTCGCCGGTTTCGACGTCGGCACCGGCGGCCGCTCCAAGGTCGTCGCCGGCACCGCCGTGGCCGCCATCGTCTACAACGGCGACGCCCTGCGCGCCGTGGCCGACAACCCGGACACCTGCGCCTTCGTGAACCCCAAGGAAGGGACCATCGGCTGGGTGGACAACATGTCCGTCCCCATCGGCGCCCCGCACCCCGAGCTGGCCCACACCTTCATCAACTGGGTCCTGGAGCCCGAGGTCGGCGCCAAGCTGTCCAACTGGACGCAGTACGCCACCCCGAACAAGGCCGCCTTCCCGTTCATCACCCCCGAAGACTTCAAGAACCCGGCCATCTATCCGGAAGAGTCCTACATGCCGAAGCTCCAGTTCATCAAGGACCTGGGCAACGACAACAAGATGTACGACCAGATCTGGACCATGGTGAAGACCCGCTAA
- a CDS encoding ABC transporter permease: MTSSRKPILIPAVAFGTLAFLYVPLMAVASFSVNNSRFGLTWHGFTWKWYLELFRNEQILEAVGNTLLLASISTVVATVLGTALAIGMSRFPWSKKSSAFFEFNLYMPVITPEIVFAGALVIAFASLRYFSSAFEPGLLNMIIGHVTFQIAFVALVVRSRLAAFNNEIEEASRDLYASNWYTLRKVILPMLTPGIVSGAMLAFTLSLDDFIISFFTAGPTSVTLPLYIYAEVHRGITPKIHALSTVGLLLTILLVVASQKISNRFNEKERDDA; this comes from the coding sequence ATGACGAGTTCCCGCAAGCCCATCCTCATCCCGGCTGTGGCCTTCGGCACCCTGGCCTTCCTCTACGTCCCGCTGATGGCCGTGGCCTCCTTCTCGGTGAACAACTCGCGCTTCGGCCTGACCTGGCACGGATTCACCTGGAAATGGTACCTGGAGCTGTTCCGCAACGAGCAGATCCTGGAGGCCGTTGGCAACACCCTGCTGCTGGCTTCCATCTCCACGGTAGTGGCCACCGTGCTCGGCACGGCCCTGGCCATCGGCATGAGCCGCTTCCCGTGGTCCAAGAAGTCCTCGGCCTTCTTCGAGTTCAACCTCTACATGCCGGTCATCACCCCGGAGATCGTGTTCGCGGGCGCGCTGGTCATCGCCTTCGCGTCGCTTCGCTACTTCTCCTCGGCCTTCGAGCCCGGGCTTCTGAACATGATCATCGGCCACGTCACCTTCCAGATCGCCTTCGTGGCCCTGGTGGTGCGCTCAAGGCTCGCGGCCTTCAACAACGAGATCGAGGAGGCGTCGCGCGACCTGTACGCCTCCAACTGGTACACCCTGCGCAAGGTGATCCTGCCCATGCTCACCCCGGGCATCGTGTCCGGGGCCATGCTCGCCTTCACCCTGTCGCTCGACGACTTCATCATCAGCTTCTTCACGGCCGGGCCGACTTCGGTGACCCTGCCGCTCTACATATACGCGGAAGTGCATCGCGGCATCACGCCCAAGATCCACGCCCTGTCCACGGTCGGCCTGCTGCTGACCATCCTGCTGGTTGTCGCCTCGCAAAAAATATCTAACAGGTTTAATGAAAAGGAGAGAGATGATGCGTAA
- a CDS encoding ABC transporter permease, which produces MTSEHQSNTLIWFGELTSRRALRRRGLLHITPGMFWILMFLTVPALALIALSFATRGGYGEIEWIFTFENYTRLAGYGMFGWSPDYLIIMARSLWVAFLTTTVCIALAFPLAFFIAGRPKSTRYIWLTLVIIPFWTNLVIRTYAWQLVLSPDLPIAKFAAVLGFIPAGSPLYPSELAVYLGMISAFLPFVVLPLYSSVEKLDWSLVEAAYDLYSNKRRVFMQAILPQTLPGLSVGAILTFVPAMGMFLIPDFLGGAKYMLVGNLIQQQFGKSRDWPFGAAVSLALMILTLVGLFLFRRKGEEMEVV; this is translated from the coding sequence ATGACTAGCGAACACCAATCCAACACCCTGATCTGGTTCGGCGAGCTGACCAGCCGCAGGGCGCTCCGGCGGCGCGGACTGCTGCACATCACTCCCGGCATGTTCTGGATCCTCATGTTCCTGACCGTGCCCGCCCTGGCGCTCATCGCGCTCAGCTTCGCCACCCGCGGCGGCTACGGCGAGATAGAATGGATCTTCACCTTCGAGAACTACACCCGGCTGGCGGGCTACGGCATGTTCGGCTGGTCCCCGGACTACCTGATCATCATGGCGCGCTCCCTGTGGGTCGCCTTCCTGACCACCACGGTGTGCATCGCCCTCGCCTTCCCGCTCGCCTTCTTCATCGCGGGGAGGCCCAAGTCCACCCGGTACATCTGGCTGACCCTGGTGATCATCCCCTTCTGGACCAACCTGGTCATCCGCACCTACGCCTGGCAGCTGGTCCTTTCCCCGGACCTGCCCATCGCCAAGTTCGCGGCGGTGCTGGGCTTCATCCCGGCCGGCAGCCCGCTCTACCCGTCCGAGCTGGCCGTGTACCTGGGCATGATCTCCGCCTTCCTGCCCTTCGTGGTCCTGCCGCTCTACTCCAGCGTGGAGAAGCTCGACTGGTCCCTGGTGGAGGCGGCCTACGACCTGTATTCCAACAAGCGCAGGGTGTTCATGCAGGCCATCCTGCCCCAGACCCTGCCCGGCCTGTCCGTGGGCGCCATCCTGACCTTTGTCCCGGCCATGGGCATGTTCCTGATCCCGGATTTCCTGGGCGGCGCCAAGTACATGCTGGTCGGCAACCTGATCCAGCAGCAGTTCGGCAAGAGCCGTGACTGGCCGTTCGGCGCGGCGGTCTCCCTGGCCCTGATGATCCTGACCCTGGTGGGGCTGTTCCTGTTCCGCCGCAAGGGCGAGGAAATGGAGGTGGTCTAG
- a CDS encoding ABC transporter ATP-binding protein: MTLEAYAVHKSYGDVQALKNVDLTVQKGELFTLLGPSGCGKTTLLRIIAGLEQADTGSIFLNGLPINNKPANERPVNTVFQSYALFPHMNVAANVAFGLRSQKIPETEIRPKVKDILEMLELSNFKDRFPDQLSGGQRQRVAMARALICEPELLLLDEPMSALDAKLRTQLQIQLRRLQQQLNKTFILVTHDQDEALTVSDRIAVMKDGEVLQYGSPMQIYDRPNCRFVAEFIGTANILEAERRNDQVFTHAGKLSLPSPPQWKRGALVIRPEGIVMRDKEPEANGVLATVTETFYRGNFLDITLDPAGLRMRCAPHKKLQVGDKIWVELLEDALVAIDD, from the coding sequence ATGACCCTTGAAGCGTATGCGGTTCACAAGAGCTACGGCGATGTCCAGGCGCTCAAGAACGTCGATTTGACGGTCCAGAAGGGCGAGCTGTTCACCCTTCTCGGCCCCTCCGGCTGCGGCAAGACCACGCTCCTGCGCATCATCGCGGGACTGGAACAGGCCGACACCGGCTCCATTTTCCTCAACGGGCTGCCCATCAACAACAAGCCCGCCAACGAACGTCCGGTGAACACGGTCTTCCAGAGCTACGCCCTGTTCCCGCACATGAACGTGGCCGCCAACGTGGCCTTCGGCCTGCGCTCGCAGAAGATTCCGGAGACCGAGATCCGCCCCAAGGTCAAGGACATCCTGGAGATGCTCGAACTCTCGAACTTCAAGGACCGCTTCCCGGACCAGCTCTCCGGCGGCCAGCGCCAGCGCGTGGCCATGGCCCGCGCCCTGATCTGCGAACCGGAGCTGCTCCTGCTGGACGAGCCCATGTCCGCCCTGGACGCCAAGCTGCGCACCCAGCTCCAGATTCAGCTCCGGCGGCTCCAGCAGCAGTTGAACAAGACCTTCATCCTGGTCACCCACGACCAGGACGAGGCCCTGACCGTTTCCGACCGCATCGCGGTCATGAAGGACGGCGAGGTCCTGCAATACGGCTCGCCCATGCAGATATACGACCGGCCCAACTGCCGCTTCGTGGCCGAATTCATCGGCACGGCCAATATCCTGGAGGCCGAGCGCCGCAACGACCAGGTCTTCACCCACGCGGGCAAGCTCTCCCTGCCCTCGCCCCCGCAATGGAAGCGCGGCGCGCTGGTCATCCGGCCCGAGGGCATCGTCATGCGCGACAAGGAGCCGGAGGCCAACGGCGTGCTCGCCACGGTCACCGAGACCTTTTATCGGGGCAACTTCCTGGACATCACCCTGGACCCGGCCGGGCTGCGCATGCGCTGCGCCCCGCACAAGAAGCTCCAGGTGGGCGACAAGATCTGGGTCGAACTGCTCGAAGACGCACTGGTGGCCATCGATGACTAG
- a CDS encoding aldehyde ferredoxin oxidoreductase family protein codes for MKGTHGRILFIDVTERSFTIEPLGDAGLPLPGGKALATRLLLEHNPAGVDPLSPDNRLVIATGPCCGTSAWGGSRYGVFSKSPQTGFYAESYSGGKTPEAIDRAGFDAVVISGGARTLTALAVHPDGCDFHEVPHLAGAETYAAEDALLADYAPEGEGYGRPGAMVIGPAGEKLVAFSVIENDYWRSAGRCGLGAVLGSKKIKGLVFAGDRKREAADPEGLKRFAAAFLKANIDSPATKAYRARGTTQMVALMNTVGAFPSRYWSAGTCDHWERISGDTFHEQHDVTPHACLKCFMACGRKARIKSGPHKGLTIEGPEYETIYSFGGLCMVRNIDEIAHLNDLCDRLGLDTISAGNVCALVAEAASQGRLDAPVTYGDADTISALLEQIAGRDGLGDVLADGILRGAERLGLSDMAVHVKGMEPAGYDPRVLKGMGLTYGTSPRGACHLRTTFYKAELSGMIPSDAIEGKADLLINFEDRLVIFDCLILCRFYRDMYDWATLSELLTLVTGESWDEPSLRRAASLVVDDTRRFNVREGLTPDDDLLPRKLHEALPSGHVITREEYALLLNDYYRLRGWDESGVPRSESGRQPGGKI; via the coding sequence GTGAAAGGAACCCACGGGCGCATACTGTTCATCGACGTCACCGAGCGGTCGTTCACCATCGAACCGCTCGGCGACGCCGGCCTTCCCCTGCCGGGGGGCAAGGCTCTGGCCACGCGCCTTCTTCTCGAACACAACCCGGCGGGAGTGGACCCGCTCTCGCCGGACAACCGCCTGGTCATCGCCACCGGCCCCTGCTGCGGAACCTCCGCCTGGGGCGGAAGCCGGTACGGCGTCTTCTCCAAGTCGCCGCAGACCGGCTTCTACGCCGAGTCCTACTCCGGCGGCAAAACCCCGGAGGCCATCGACCGGGCCGGATTCGACGCCGTGGTCATCAGCGGCGGGGCCCGGACCCTGACCGCCCTTGCCGTCCACCCCGACGGGTGCGACTTCCACGAGGTTCCCCACCTGGCGGGCGCGGAGACCTACGCCGCCGAGGACGCCCTGCTCGCGGACTACGCCCCCGAGGGCGAAGGATACGGCAGGCCCGGGGCCATGGTCATCGGCCCGGCGGGCGAAAAGCTGGTCGCCTTCTCGGTCATCGAGAACGACTACTGGCGCAGCGCCGGACGGTGCGGCCTTGGCGCGGTCCTCGGCTCCAAGAAGATCAAGGGATTGGTCTTTGCGGGCGACCGCAAGCGGGAAGCGGCAGACCCGGAGGGGCTGAAGCGGTTCGCCGCGGCCTTCCTCAAGGCCAACATCGACTCCCCGGCCACCAAGGCCTACCGGGCGCGCGGCACCACCCAGATGGTCGCGCTCATGAACACGGTCGGCGCGTTCCCCAGCCGCTACTGGTCCGCCGGGACCTGCGACCACTGGGAGCGGATCAGCGGCGACACCTTCCACGAGCAGCACGACGTCACCCCCCACGCCTGCCTCAAGTGCTTCATGGCCTGCGGGCGCAAGGCGCGCATCAAGAGCGGCCCGCACAAGGGGCTGACCATCGAGGGGCCGGAGTACGAGACCATCTACTCCTTCGGCGGGTTGTGCATGGTCCGCAACATCGACGAGATCGCGCACTTGAACGACCTCTGCGACCGGCTGGGGCTGGACACCATCTCGGCGGGCAACGTCTGCGCGCTGGTGGCCGAGGCCGCCAGCCAGGGGAGGCTCGATGCACCCGTGACCTACGGCGACGCGGATACCATATCCGCCCTGCTGGAACAGATCGCGGGCCGCGACGGGCTGGGCGACGTCCTGGCCGACGGCATCCTCCGGGGCGCGGAGAGGCTCGGCCTTTCGGACATGGCCGTGCACGTCAAGGGCATGGAACCGGCGGGCTACGACCCGCGCGTGCTCAAGGGCATGGGGCTGACCTACGGCACCTCCCCGCGCGGCGCGTGTCACCTGCGGACCACCTTCTACAAGGCCGAGCTGTCCGGCATGATCCCCTCGGACGCCATCGAGGGCAAGGCGGACCTGCTCATCAATTTCGAGGACAGGCTGGTCATCTTCGACTGCCTGATCCTGTGCCGCTTCTATAGAGACATGTACGACTGGGCCACCCTGTCGGAACTGCTCACCCTGGTCACCGGCGAAAGCTGGGACGAGCCGTCCCTGCGCCGGGCCGCGAGCCTGGTGGTGGACGACACCCGGCGGTTCAACGTCCGCGAGGGGCTGACCCCGGACGACGACCTCCTGCCCAGGAAGCTGCACGAAGCCCTGCCCTCGGGGCACGTCATTACCCGGGAGGAGTACGCGCTCCTTCTCAACGACTACTATCGCCTGCGCGGCTGGGACGAATCGGGCGTCCCCCGATCCGAGTCCGGCCGCCAACCAGGAGGAAAGATATGA
- the gabT gene encoding 4-aminobutyrate--2-oxoglutarate transaminase, with protein sequence MTNEELQKRREKAVPRGVSNAGPIFAAFAKGATVTDVEGREFIDFAGGIGVNNVGHCHPKVVAAVQEQAGKLLHSCYHVVQYEGYVALAEKLNRLTPGDHAKKTVLVNSGAEAVENAVKIARSATGRQAIVASGSGFHGRTLLASTLTAKIMPYKAGFGPYAPEVYRVPYAYCYRCPVGRSYPGCNLECAELLKKRFVDLVNPESVAAVILEPVAGEGGFVVPPKEYFPRIKEICEEFGILLIIDEVQTGFCRTGTLFAIEQWDLVPDLLTSAKSLGGGTVISACTGRAEIMDAPQVGGLGGTYGGNPVSCAAALAVIDVIETEDLAATSRALGAKIRAAFEDLAKKYDCIGDIRGLGSMLAMELVHDKAAKTPAPDLAKGLVAECQKNGLIILACGNAGNVIRTLMPLTISEAELAKGLSILEAAFAKVVKG encoded by the coding sequence CAGGGGCGTGTCCAATGCCGGTCCCATCTTCGCCGCCTTTGCCAAGGGCGCGACCGTGACGGACGTCGAGGGCAGGGAATTCATCGATTTCGCGGGCGGCATCGGCGTGAACAACGTCGGCCATTGCCATCCCAAGGTCGTCGCCGCCGTGCAGGAGCAGGCGGGCAAGCTGCTCCACTCCTGCTATCATGTGGTCCAGTACGAGGGGTACGTGGCCCTGGCCGAGAAGCTCAACCGGCTGACCCCCGGCGACCACGCCAAGAAGACCGTGCTGGTCAACTCCGGGGCCGAGGCCGTGGAGAACGCGGTCAAGATCGCGCGCAGCGCCACCGGCCGCCAGGCCATCGTCGCCTCCGGCTCCGGCTTTCACGGGCGGACCCTGCTCGCCTCCACCCTGACCGCCAAGATCATGCCCTACAAGGCGGGCTTCGGCCCCTACGCCCCGGAAGTCTACCGCGTGCCCTACGCCTACTGTTACCGCTGCCCGGTGGGCCGGTCCTACCCCGGCTGCAACCTTGAGTGCGCGGAGCTGCTGAAGAAGCGGTTCGTGGACCTGGTCAACCCGGAGAGCGTGGCCGCCGTGATCCTCGAACCCGTCGCGGGCGAGGGCGGCTTCGTGGTTCCCCCCAAGGAATACTTCCCGCGCATCAAGGAAATCTGCGAGGAGTTCGGCATCCTGCTGATCATCGACGAGGTCCAGACCGGCTTCTGCCGCACCGGGACCCTGTTCGCCATCGAGCAGTGGGACCTGGTCCCGGACCTGCTGACCTCGGCCAAATCCCTGGGCGGCGGCACGGTCATCTCCGCCTGCACCGGCCGCGCCGAGATCATGGACGCGCCCCAGGTGGGCGGCCTGGGCGGCACCTACGGCGGCAACCCGGTGAGCTGCGCCGCGGCCCTGGCGGTCATCGACGTGATCGAGACCGAAGACCTGGCCGCGACCTCGCGCGCCCTGGGCGCCAAGATCCGCGCCGCCTTCGAGGACCTGGCCAAAAAATATGACTGCATCGGCGACATCCGGGGCCTGGGCTCCATGCTCGCCATGGAACTGGTCCACGACAAGGCGGCCAAGACCCCGGCCCCGGACCTGGCCAAGGGACTGGTCGCGGAGTGCCAAAAGAACGGCCTGATCATCCTGGCCTGCGGCAACGCGGGCAACGTCATCCGGACCCTCATGCCGCTGACCATCAGCGAGGCCGAGCTGGCCAAGGGGCTTTCCATCCTGGAAGCCGCCTTCGCCAAGGTCGTGAAGGGCTAA